Proteins encoded together in one Microcebus murinus isolate Inina chromosome 18, M.murinus_Inina_mat1.0, whole genome shotgun sequence window:
- the GPR142 gene encoding LOW QUALITY PROTEIN: putative G-protein coupled receptor 142 (The sequence of the model RefSeq protein was modified relative to this genomic sequence to represent the inferred CDS: inserted 2 bases in 1 codon) — translation MLGGNCGDPQERPQVTQDXWPRSMGLEGRDTAGQPQTALPPTPNGSGPSPESGDRWLEIPEPSPCVAGVIPVIYYSVLLGLGLPVNLLTAAALARLAARTRKPSYCYLLALTASDIVTQVVIVFVGFLLQGAVLARQVPQAVVRTANILEFAANHASVWIAVLLTADRYSALCRPLRHRAASSPGRTRRAIAAVLGAALLTGIPFYWWLDVWRDADPPSTLDKVLKWAHCLIVYFIPCGVFLVTNSAIVRRLRKRGRRGPHPRVGKSTAILLGVTTLFALLWAPRIFVMLFHMYVAPVHRDWRVHLALDVANMAAMLNTVVNFCLYCFVSKTFRATARQVIHDAHLPCVPGSRPEGMVAEPAQKPLGVPKGTEL, via the exons CTGGGCAGCCACAGACCGCCCTGCCGCCCACACCCAACGGCAGTGGGCCAAGCCCGGAGTCTGGAGACCGCTGGCTGGAGATCCCAGAGCCGTCCCCGTGTGTGGCTGGCGTGATCCCTGTCATCTACTACAGCGTcctgctgggcctggggctgcccg TCAACCTGCTGACCGCGGCGGCCCTGGCCCGCCTCGCCGCCAGGACCAGGAAGCCATCCTACTGCTACCTCCTGGCACTCACGGCCTCCGACATCGTCACCCAGGTGGTCATCGTGTTCGTGGGCTTCCTCCTGCAGGGGGCCGTGCTGGCCCGCCAGGTGCCCCAGGCCGTGGTGCGCACGGCGAACATCCTGGAGTTCGCTGCCAACCACGCCTCGGTCTGGATCGCCGTCCTGCTCACGGCCGACCGCTACAGCGCCCTGTGCCGCCCCTTGCGCCACCGGGCTGCCTCGTCCCCGGGCCGCACCCGCCGGGCCATCGCCGCCGTCCTGGGCGCCGCCCTGCTGACGGGCATCCCCTTCTACTGGTGGCTGGATGTGTGGAGGGACGCCGACCCCCCCAGCACGCTGGACAAGGTCCTCAAGTGGGCTCACTGCCTCATCGTCTACTTCATCCCTTGTGGCGTGTTCCTGGTCACCAACTCGGCCATCGTCCGCCGGCTGCGGAAGAGGGGCCGGCGCGGGCCGCACCCCCGGGTGGGCAAGAGCACAGCCATCCTCCTGGGGGTCACCACGCTCTTCGCCCTCCTCTGGGCGCCCCGGATCTTCGTCATGCTCTTCCACATGTACGTGGCCCCCGTCCACCGGGACTGGAGGGTCCACCTGGCCTTGGACGTGGCCAACATGGCGGCCATGCTCAACACGGTGGTCAATTTCTGCCTCTACTGCTTCGTCAGCAAGACTTTCCGGGCCACTGCCCGGCAGGTCATCCACGACGCTCACCTGCCCTGTGTGCCGGGGTCACGGCCAGAGGGCATGGTGGCGGAGCCTGCGCAGAAGCCCCTGGGAGTCCCCAAAGGAACAGAACTGTAG